Proteins found in one Mycobacteriales bacterium genomic segment:
- a CDS encoding MFS transporter, with amino-acid sequence MTAALEQPIPVAPSLWRSPGLGALFTASTTARLANEAARVALVLLVLERTGSPALAGTLVGALALPALVTGPLLGAWLDRTPHRRAVFVANQLLLLGVLVGLLAATGSAPSYVVVLLGLLAGVTAPVLTGGFTGLIAPLVPAPHLRRAYGAEATSYNLAGVVGPALAGALATAASANVAVIATAVLSALALAAVLRVPMPPLAVHGERTGLVRLVGSGLRLLATVPPLRAVTVATTVSFTGMGALPVVFPLLAVEVGQPAAAGGALFSAFALGALGGSLAVASRSPRTDPMRLAFLGIAGLAVAFTGVAVAPSLTVALVLVLLAGAMEGPVLASTLAVRAAHSPASMQTQVVTTAASLKFGGFALGAAVAGQVVAAHGVRVGLLGLAGMQVLGLVLGLFTRTARS; translated from the coding sequence GTGACCGCCGCCCTGGAGCAGCCGATCCCGGTCGCCCCCTCGCTGTGGCGCTCCCCTGGGCTCGGCGCGCTGTTCACCGCCTCCACGACCGCCCGGCTGGCCAACGAGGCGGCCCGGGTGGCGCTTGTGCTGCTGGTGCTCGAGCGCACCGGGTCCCCGGCCCTGGCCGGCACCCTCGTCGGCGCGCTGGCCCTGCCCGCGCTGGTCACCGGGCCGCTCCTGGGGGCCTGGCTGGACCGCACCCCCCATCGCCGGGCGGTCTTCGTGGCCAACCAGCTGCTGCTGCTGGGCGTCCTGGTCGGCCTGCTGGCCGCGACCGGGTCCGCGCCCTCGTACGTCGTCGTGCTGTTGGGCCTGCTGGCCGGGGTGACCGCCCCGGTGCTGACGGGTGGCTTCACCGGGCTGATCGCGCCGCTGGTGCCGGCGCCGCACCTGCGCCGGGCGTACGGCGCGGAGGCCACCAGCTACAACCTCGCCGGCGTCGTCGGACCGGCCCTGGCGGGTGCCTTGGCGACGGCCGCCTCGGCGAACGTGGCCGTGATCGCCACGGCGGTGTTGTCCGCGCTGGCGCTGGCCGCGGTGCTGCGGGTGCCGATGCCGCCGCTCGCCGTCCACGGCGAGCGGACCGGACTCGTACGCCTGGTCGGCAGCGGGCTGCGCCTGCTGGCCACGGTGCCGCCGCTGCGGGCGGTCACCGTCGCGACGACCGTCTCGTTCACCGGCATGGGCGCGCTGCCGGTGGTCTTCCCGCTGCTCGCCGTCGAGGTTGGGCAGCCGGCCGCCGCGGGCGGCGCCCTGTTCAGCGCCTTCGCCCTCGGCGCGCTCGGCGGCAGCCTGGCCGTCGCCTCGCGGTCCCCGCGTACCGACCCGATGCGCCTGGCGTTCCTCGGGATCGCCGGCTTGGCGGTGGCGTTCACCGGTGTCGCGGTCGCACCCAGCCTGACCGTCGCGCTCGTGCTCGTGCTGCTGGCCGGGGCGATGGAGGGGCCGGTGCTGGCGAGCACGCTGGCCGTACGCGCGGCACACAGCCCGGCGTCGATGCAGACGCAGGTGGTGACCACGGCCGCCAGCCTGAAGTTCGGCGGCTTCGCGCTCGGTGCCGCCGTCGCCGGCCAGGTCGTGGCGGCCCACGGGGTGCGGGTCGGGCTGCTCGGGCTGGCGGGGATGCAGGTCCTCGGCCTCGTCCTGGGGCTGTTCACCCGAACCGCCCGCAGTTGA
- the rpsP gene encoding 30S ribosomal protein S16, translating to MAVKIKLMRLGKMRAPYYRIVVADARTKREGRVIETIGKYHPKENPSFMEVDGDRAAYWLGVGAQPTEPVAAILKVTGDWQKFKGLPAPPPMLVAEPKPDRKAIFETAARESGGEAGGAATTPKKKAAPKVKADDDTAPAGHAAPSTGEPTSATPTPAEGKTDPSAGDGPTAEAPSGDGPTAAEAGTGQTTGTDAATAPDAADAASADKA from the coding sequence GTGGCAGTCAAGATCAAGCTCATGCGTCTCGGCAAGATGCGCGCCCCGTACTACCGCATCGTGGTGGCGGACGCGCGGACCAAGCGCGAGGGCCGCGTCATCGAGACGATCGGCAAGTACCACCCCAAGGAGAATCCCTCCTTCATGGAGGTCGACGGTGACCGTGCCGCGTACTGGCTCGGCGTCGGCGCGCAGCCGACCGAGCCGGTCGCCGCGATCCTCAAGGTCACCGGTGACTGGCAGAAGTTCAAGGGCCTGCCGGCCCCGCCGCCGATGCTGGTCGCAGAGCCCAAGCCGGACCGCAAGGCCATCTTCGAGACGGCCGCCCGCGAGAGCGGCGGCGAGGCCGGTGGTGCCGCGACCACCCCGAAGAAGAAGGCCGCTCCCAAGGTCAAGGCCGACGACGACACGGCTCCGGCCGGTCACGCCGCCCCGAGCACCGGCGAGCCGACCAGCGCCACCCCGACACCCGCCGAGGGCAAGACCGACCCGTCCGCCGGCGACGGCCCGACGGCCGAGGCGCCCAGCGGCGACGGCCCCACGGCTGCCGAGGCGGGCACCGGCCAGACCACGGGCACCGACGCGGCTACCGCGCCGGATGCTGCCGACGCGGCCAGCGCCGACAAGGCCTAG
- a CDS encoding RNA-binding protein, whose protein sequence is MLENALEHLVKGIVDNPDDVEVELVTGRRGRTLEVRVNPEDLGKVIGRNGRTAKALRAVMTALGGKGLRVDVVDTDEVR, encoded by the coding sequence GTGCTCGAGAACGCCCTCGAGCACCTGGTCAAGGGCATCGTCGACAACCCCGACGACGTCGAGGTCGAGCTGGTCACGGGTCGGCGCGGCCGCACCCTCGAGGTGCGCGTCAATCCGGAGGACCTCGGCAAGGTCATCGGCCGCAACGGCCGTACGGCCAAGGCTCTGCGCGCCGTCATGACGGCACTGGGCGGCAAGGGCCTGCGGGTGGACGTCGTCGACACCGACGAGGTCCGCTAG
- the rimM gene encoding ribosome maturation factor RimM (Essential for efficient processing of 16S rRNA) gives MVEPDLLVVGRIGKPQGLKGEVTVQVRTDDPQARFAAGAVLLTDPPDRGPLTVEQSRWQNGRLMVAFQGVADRNAAESLRETLLQVDGRTLPPPADEDEFHDHVLRGMSAVLVGGEPLGEVVDVLHLPHGDVLVVRRQDPPGEVLVPFVKEMVPVVDVAARRIEVDPPAGLLDLTPADPDGEPA, from the coding sequence GTGGTCGAGCCGGACCTGCTCGTCGTCGGCCGGATCGGCAAGCCGCAGGGCCTCAAGGGCGAGGTCACGGTGCAGGTCCGCACCGACGACCCGCAGGCGCGGTTCGCCGCCGGGGCGGTCCTGCTCACCGACCCGCCGGATCGCGGTCCGTTGACCGTGGAGCAGTCCCGTTGGCAGAACGGCCGGCTGATGGTCGCCTTCCAGGGTGTCGCCGACCGCAACGCCGCCGAGTCCCTGCGCGAGACGCTGCTGCAGGTCGACGGGCGGACCCTGCCGCCGCCGGCGGACGAGGACGAGTTCCACGACCACGTTTTGCGGGGCATGAGCGCGGTGCTCGTCGGCGGGGAGCCGCTGGGCGAGGTGGTCGACGTGCTGCACCTCCCGCACGGCGACGTGCTCGTCGTACGGCGCCAGGACCCGCCGGGGGAGGTCCTCGTGCCGTTCGTGAAGGAGATGGTGCCGGTCGTCGACGTGGCTGCCCGCCGGATCGAGGTCGACCCGCCCGCGGGGCTGCTCGACCTGACGCCGGCCGATCCCGACGGCGAGCCGGCCTGA
- the trmD gene encoding tRNA (guanosine(37)-N1)-methyltransferase TrmD, with the protein MLVDVVTIFPEYLAPLRVSLLGKAQERGLLEVRLHDLRTWTSDVHRTVDDTPYGGGPGMVMTPEPWGAALDAVREAGGPGGSGATAPVLLVPTPSGVPFTQALAVELAAEPWLAFACGRYEGIDARVLADAARRFRVLEVSLGDYVLAGGEVAVLVVVEAVARLLPGVLGNAASHQEDSFAPGAMEGLLEGPVYTRPPVWRGLEVPAVLQSGDHARIARWRRDEALRRTAVRRPDLVAGLVGRLDERDRAVLGGRSPDVAE; encoded by the coding sequence GTGCTCGTCGACGTCGTCACGATCTTTCCCGAGTACCTCGCGCCGCTGAGGGTCTCCCTGCTGGGCAAGGCGCAGGAGCGCGGACTGCTCGAGGTCCGCCTGCACGACCTGCGGACCTGGACCTCCGACGTCCACCGCACCGTGGACGACACGCCGTACGGCGGCGGGCCGGGCATGGTCATGACACCCGAGCCGTGGGGCGCCGCGCTCGACGCGGTGCGCGAGGCGGGCGGGCCGGGCGGATCCGGGGCGACGGCACCGGTGCTGCTCGTCCCGACCCCCAGCGGTGTCCCGTTCACCCAGGCGCTGGCCGTGGAGCTTGCGGCCGAGCCGTGGCTGGCCTTCGCCTGCGGGCGCTACGAGGGCATCGACGCCAGGGTGCTCGCCGACGCCGCGCGGCGCTTCCGGGTGCTGGAGGTGTCGCTGGGCGACTACGTGCTGGCCGGCGGGGAGGTGGCCGTGCTGGTCGTGGTCGAGGCGGTCGCCCGGCTGCTGCCGGGGGTGCTCGGCAACGCCGCCTCGCACCAGGAGGACTCCTTCGCGCCCGGCGCGATGGAGGGGCTGCTCGAGGGACCCGTCTACACGCGGCCGCCGGTCTGGCGCGGCCTGGAGGTCCCGGCGGTGCTGCAGTCGGGCGACCACGCCCGGATCGCCCGGTGGCGGCGCGACGAGGCGCTGCGCCGGACGGCCGTGCGCCGGCCGGACCTGGTCGCGGGACTGGTCGGCCGGTTGGACGAGCGGGACCGCGCCGTCCTTGGAGGCCGGTCACCGGATGTGGCAGAGTAG
- the lepB gene encoding signal peptidase I has protein sequence MSSDDRAPAPAGISVSDAGRDADVGRDADAGRDARAGAPDGPARARGSGRGVGRHAKASGGSFARELPFLVIIAFLLALLIKAFLIQAFYIPSGSMQQTLELRDRVLVNKLVYNFREIHRGEIVVFNGLDSFTPETQIAPPSNDVQRVLRAISSAVGVGAPGEKDFIKRVIGVPGDRVACCTDGKVSVQPEGAERPTVLDEPYVFEDDRMPFCAAGTGDTSCPEGAEGVLVPEGRLWVMGDHRGSSSDSRFHIEDANSGTVPQDKVIGRAFVIVWPLDRARVLSVPETFSALAPLAAGAASAAPYGLGLVGALPVALLRRRLRRR, from the coding sequence ATGAGCAGCGACGACCGTGCCCCCGCCCCGGCCGGTATCTCCGTGTCCGACGCCGGCCGGGACGCCGACGTCGGCCGGGACGCCGACGCCGGCCGGGACGCCCGGGCGGGAGCGCCGGACGGTCCCGCCCGCGCCCGCGGCTCGGGCAGGGGGGTGGGCAGGCACGCCAAGGCCTCCGGTGGCTCCTTCGCCCGCGAGCTGCCGTTCCTGGTGATCATCGCGTTCCTGCTCGCCCTGCTCATCAAGGCGTTCCTGATCCAGGCGTTCTACATCCCGTCGGGCTCGATGCAGCAGACGCTGGAGCTGCGCGACCGGGTGCTGGTCAACAAGCTGGTCTACAACTTCCGTGAGATCCACCGCGGCGAGATCGTCGTCTTCAACGGGCTGGACTCCTTCACTCCGGAGACGCAGATCGCGCCCCCGAGCAACGACGTGCAGCGGGTCCTGCGCGCGATCAGCAGCGCGGTCGGGGTGGGTGCGCCGGGCGAGAAGGACTTCATCAAGCGCGTCATCGGGGTGCCGGGCGACCGCGTCGCCTGCTGCACCGACGGCAAGGTGAGCGTGCAGCCGGAGGGCGCCGAGCGCCCCACCGTGCTCGACGAGCCGTACGTCTTCGAGGACGACCGGATGCCCTTCTGCGCCGCCGGCACCGGAGACACCAGCTGCCCCGAAGGTGCCGAGGGCGTGCTCGTCCCCGAGGGGCGCTTGTGGGTGATGGGCGACCACCGCGGCAGTTCCAGCGACTCCCGCTTCCACATCGAGGATGCGAACAGCGGCACCGTCCCGCAGGACAAGGTCATCGGGCGGGCCTTCGTCATCGTCTGGCCGCTGGACCGCGCCCGGGTGCTCAGCGTTCCGGAGACGTTCAGCGCGCTGGCTCCGCTGGCCGCCGGAGCTGCGTCCGCCGCGCCGTACGGCCTCGGGCTGGTCGGCGCGCTGCCGGTGGCCCTGCTGCGCCGCCGCCTGCGCCGGCGGTAG
- a CDS encoding NUDIX domain-containing protein — protein sequence MTVPLERRAARVLLLDADGRVLLQNCCDPTATDAGSWWNTTGGGIDEGETPAQAAARELVEETGLRVEPGQLGPVVHRRLTEFSFGGDRYRQSEDYFLLRTDSFDAIPTAHSDVELVAVLGTRWWSRDELRGTAERVYPQELAEVLDRLAP from the coding sequence ATGACGGTCCCCCTCGAGCGCCGCGCGGCGCGTGTGCTGCTCCTCGACGCCGACGGGCGGGTGCTGCTGCAGAACTGCTGCGATCCGACCGCAACGGATGCCGGCAGCTGGTGGAACACCACCGGCGGTGGTATCGACGAGGGTGAGACACCGGCGCAGGCCGCCGCCCGCGAGCTGGTCGAGGAGACCGGGCTGCGGGTCGAACCGGGACAGCTCGGCCCGGTCGTGCACCGGCGGCTGACCGAGTTCAGCTTCGGCGGCGACCGCTACCGCCAGAGCGAGGACTACTTCCTGCTGCGCACCGACAGCTTCGACGCCATCCCGACCGCGCACAGCGACGTCGAGCTCGTGGCGGTGCTCGGCACCCGGTGGTGGTCACGGGACGAGCTGCGCGGCACCGCCGAGCGGGTCTACCCGCAGGAGCTCGCCGAAGTGCTGGACCGGCTGGCGCCGTGA
- a CDS encoding ribonuclease HII — protein sequence MRAPRPVVRTENGLWALERVLQRSGFPYVAGADEAGRGACAGPLVVAAVVLPQGSRGEVPGLADSKLLSEPAREAAYDQVVRRALAWSVVVVPSTEVDRCGLHVMNVRAMRQAVLRLDPCPSYVLTDGFPIGGMPAPSLAVWKGDRVAACVAAASVLAKVTRDRIMRELHPRWPQYDFARHKGYITPEHTAALLEHGPCPQHRFSYVNVKACVASETRRQGQLRLDDRMVVSA from the coding sequence GTGAGGGCCCCGCGGCCGGTCGTCCGAACCGAGAACGGCCTGTGGGCGCTGGAGCGGGTCCTGCAGCGCAGCGGCTTCCCCTACGTCGCCGGGGCCGACGAGGCCGGCCGCGGGGCCTGCGCCGGCCCGCTGGTCGTGGCCGCCGTCGTGCTGCCGCAGGGCAGTCGCGGCGAGGTGCCGGGGCTGGCCGACAGCAAGCTGCTCAGCGAGCCCGCGCGGGAGGCGGCGTACGACCAGGTCGTACGCCGGGCGCTGGCCTGGTCGGTCGTCGTCGTCCCGTCGACCGAGGTGGATCGGTGCGGCCTGCACGTCATGAACGTCCGCGCCATGCGACAGGCCGTCCTGCGTCTGGACCCCTGCCCGTCGTACGTCCTCACCGACGGATTCCCGATCGGCGGGATGCCGGCGCCGTCGCTGGCCGTGTGGAAGGGCGACCGGGTGGCGGCCTGCGTCGCCGCGGCGTCCGTGCTGGCCAAGGTGACGCGGGACCGGATCATGCGCGAGCTGCACCCTCGCTGGCCGCAGTACGACTTCGCGCGGCACAAGGGCTACATCACGCCGGAGCACACGGCTGCCTTGCTGGAGCACGGGCCGTGTCCGCAGCACCGGTTCTCCTACGTCAACGTGAAGGCGTGCGTCGCGTCGGAGACGCGCCGGCAGGGACAGCTGCGGTTGGATGACCGGATGGTGGTCAGCGCATGA
- a CDS encoding DUF2469 domain-containing protein translates to MSAEELEKYETEMELQLYREYRDIVRQFDYVVETERRFYLANAVDVQPRSAAGEVWFELTLTDAWVWDMYRPARFVKSVRVLTFKDVNVEKLEKPDLELPGGRPPFGG, encoded by the coding sequence ATGAGTGCCGAAGAGCTCGAGAAGTACGAGACCGAGATGGAGCTCCAGCTCTACCGGGAGTACCGCGACATCGTCCGGCAGTTCGACTACGTGGTGGAGACCGAGCGGCGCTTCTACCTGGCCAACGCCGTGGACGTGCAGCCCCGCAGCGCCGCCGGTGAGGTGTGGTTCGAGCTGACCCTCACCGATGCCTGGGTGTGGGACATGTACCGCCCGGCGCGCTTCGTGAAGTCGGTCCGGGTGCTGACCTTCAAGGACGTCAACGTCGAGAAGCTCGAGAAGCCCGACCTCGAGCTGCCCGGGGGTCGCCCGCCGTTCGGCGGGTAG
- a CDS encoding type II toxin-antitoxin system HicB family antitoxin has protein sequence MRTHGEGGGAVQVESTVTVDVRYEPDDELYIAEVRELQGCWASGKNRDELMHNLQGAIAEYYEVFQDQEVVEMTFGTPMPADAENASEHAEVRVLAGAS, from the coding sequence GTGCGGACCCATGGTGAGGGCGGTGGAGCGGTGCAGGTCGAGTCGACCGTGACCGTCGACGTCCGGTACGAGCCGGACGACGAGCTGTACATCGCTGAGGTCCGCGAGCTGCAGGGGTGCTGGGCTTCCGGCAAGAACCGGGACGAGCTCATGCACAACCTGCAGGGCGCCATCGCGGAGTACTACGAGGTCTTCCAGGACCAGGAGGTCGTCGAGATGACCTTTGGAACGCCGATGCCCGCCGACGCGGAGAACGCCAGCGAGCATGCCGAGGTCAGGGTTCTCGCCGGCGCGAGCTAG
- a CDS encoding YraN family protein, translating into MRPEQTRGARTAALGRWGEDLAAELLTTAGMQVLDRNWRCEFGELDLVGREPDGTVVFVEVKTRAGTGFGQPAEAVGRVKAGRLRTLACRWLLENRPPGTSELRFDVVGIVRRYDGPPKVTHLKAAF; encoded by the coding sequence GTGCGACCGGAGCAGACACGCGGGGCGCGGACGGCGGCACTCGGGCGCTGGGGTGAGGACCTTGCCGCCGAGTTGCTGACTACTGCCGGGATGCAGGTGCTGGACCGCAACTGGCGGTGCGAGTTCGGCGAGCTCGACCTGGTCGGCCGGGAGCCGGACGGCACCGTCGTGTTCGTCGAGGTGAAGACCCGGGCGGGCACCGGCTTCGGTCAGCCGGCGGAGGCGGTCGGCCGGGTCAAGGCCGGCCGGTTGCGGACGCTGGCCTGCCGGTGGCTGCTGGAGAACCGCCCGCCGGGCACCAGCGAGCTGCGCTTCGACGTGGTCGGCATCGTCCGGCGGTACGACGGGCCGCCCAAGGTCACCCATCTGAAGGCGGCGTTCTGA
- a CDS encoding YifB family Mg chelatase-like AAA ATPase, with protein sequence MALAKAYSVGLVGLDGHVVEVEADLARGLPGLTVIGLPDAALAEARDRVRAAVVNSGQAWPQRRITLALSPASLPKRGSGFDLALAASILGASGVLPPDALHGRVLLGELGLDGRVRSLPGVLPAVLTASRAGIDRVVVPLDNLAEARLLPGVQARGVGSLRDLVALLTGVPYDEPVVVPVVAPAAGPTLDMLDVAGQAVGRTALEVAAAGGHHALLLGPPGSGKTMLAERMPGLLPPLDLDAALEVTAVHSVAGSLPRDAPLVTRPPFQDPHHTATIASIVGGGAGIARPGAASLAHRGVLFLDEAPEFSPRVLDALRQPLESGRLSITRVGGTAVYPACFTLLLAANYCPCARPEDCSCPPDVRRRYLSRLSGPLLDRVDMHVTVPRITRAEMLAEDGRGELSADIAARVAAARDAAAVRFAGTPWRCNGDVPPVELRRRWPLDRNATRPADTAMDGGQLTARGYGRVLRLAWTLADLQGVGRPRQEHVAHALGYRQGATQGLVAA encoded by the coding sequence GTGGCATTGGCCAAGGCGTACTCGGTGGGGCTGGTCGGCCTGGACGGCCACGTGGTGGAGGTGGAGGCCGATCTCGCCCGGGGGCTGCCCGGGCTGACCGTGATCGGGCTGCCCGACGCGGCGCTGGCGGAGGCGCGCGACCGGGTGCGGGCGGCGGTGGTCAACAGCGGCCAGGCCTGGCCGCAGCGGCGGATCACCCTCGCGCTGTCGCCGGCCTCGCTGCCGAAGCGGGGGAGCGGCTTCGACCTGGCCCTGGCGGCGTCGATCCTGGGCGCCTCCGGAGTGCTGCCGCCGGACGCGCTGCACGGGCGGGTGCTGCTCGGCGAGCTCGGTCTCGACGGGCGGGTGCGGTCGCTTCCCGGGGTGCTACCCGCCGTGCTCACCGCGTCGCGGGCCGGCATCGACCGGGTGGTGGTGCCGCTGGACAACCTGGCCGAGGCCCGGCTGCTGCCCGGGGTGCAGGCGCGCGGGGTCGGGTCGCTGCGGGACCTGGTCGCGCTGCTGACCGGCGTGCCGTACGACGAACCGGTCGTTGTGCCGGTGGTCGCGCCGGCGGCGGGTCCCACCCTCGACATGCTCGACGTGGCCGGGCAGGCCGTCGGGCGCACCGCGCTGGAGGTCGCCGCGGCCGGCGGGCACCACGCGTTGCTGCTCGGACCGCCGGGCAGCGGCAAGACGATGCTCGCCGAGCGGATGCCCGGGCTGCTGCCGCCGCTCGACCTCGACGCGGCGCTCGAGGTGACCGCCGTGCACTCGGTGGCCGGCTCGCTGCCGCGGGACGCGCCGCTGGTGACCCGGCCACCGTTCCAGGACCCGCACCACACGGCCACGATCGCCTCCATCGTGGGCGGCGGCGCGGGCATCGCCCGGCCCGGAGCGGCCAGCCTCGCGCACCGCGGGGTGCTGTTCCTCGACGAGGCGCCGGAGTTCTCGCCGCGGGTGCTGGATGCCCTGCGCCAGCCGCTGGAGAGCGGCCGGCTGTCGATCACCCGAGTCGGCGGGACGGCCGTCTACCCCGCCTGCTTCACGCTGCTGCTGGCCGCGAACTACTGCCCGTGCGCCAGGCCGGAGGACTGCAGCTGCCCCCCCGACGTGCGGCGTCGCTACCTGAGCCGGCTGTCCGGGCCGCTGCTGGACCGCGTCGACATGCACGTCACGGTGCCGCGCATCACCCGCGCGGAGATGCTGGCCGAGGACGGCCGCGGCGAGCTCAGCGCCGACATCGCCGCGCGGGTGGCTGCCGCCCGGGACGCGGCCGCCGTCCGCTTCGCCGGGACGCCGTGGCGCTGCAACGGCGACGTGCCGCCGGTCGAGCTGCGGCGGCGCTGGCCGCTCGACCGGAACGCGACCCGGCCGGCGGACACGGCGATGGACGGCGGGCAGCTGACCGCCCGCGGCTACGGCCGGGTGTTGCGGCTCGCGTGGACGCTGGCCGACCTGCAGGGTGTCGGCCGGCCGCGCCAGGAGCACGTCGCGCACGCCCTGGGTTACCGGCAGGGGGCCACGCAGGGCCTGGTGGCAGCGTGA
- the dprA gene encoding DNA-processing protein DprA, producing the protein MSTDERIARAGLSRIAEPGDPDVAEAVAAVGPVEVWESLRRGVPVGQVTQGVLPGIALRAEGHDPRDDLSAAARAGARLVCPGDPEWPTARLTWQPSKLLEPPPLALWVHGSWPLDEVVERSVAVVGARAASSYGLHVARELGAGLAERRATVISGGAYGIDAAAHRGALLAQSAPSVAVLACGVDVAYPRGNDRLLHQIGEQGLLVSELPPGSHPTRRRFLIRNRLIAALSLGTVVVEAALRSGSLATLERARLLGRHLMAVPGPVTSGMSAGCHVELRNGAQCVTCAAEVLDLVGRMGVDATEPSRGPVDLRDGLSDTVRRVLDALPVRRSVGVAAIAKEAGVLPLVVQQVLPPLVTHGLAESTPDGWRLTPLGAGKPVRSGR; encoded by the coding sequence GTGAGTACCGACGAGCGGATCGCGCGCGCCGGGCTGTCCCGCATCGCCGAGCCGGGGGACCCCGACGTGGCCGAGGCCGTGGCCGCGGTCGGGCCGGTCGAGGTGTGGGAGTCGCTGCGCCGCGGCGTCCCGGTCGGGCAGGTCACGCAGGGCGTGCTGCCCGGCATCGCGCTGCGCGCCGAGGGACACGATCCTCGTGACGACCTGTCGGCCGCCGCCCGCGCCGGCGCCCGGCTGGTCTGCCCGGGCGACCCCGAGTGGCCCACCGCGCGGCTGACGTGGCAGCCGTCGAAGCTGTTGGAGCCGCCACCGCTGGCGTTGTGGGTGCACGGCAGCTGGCCGCTCGACGAGGTGGTCGAGCGGTCGGTCGCGGTGGTGGGCGCGCGGGCGGCCAGCAGCTACGGCCTGCACGTGGCGCGAGAGCTGGGCGCCGGACTCGCGGAGCGGCGCGCGACGGTCATCAGCGGCGGGGCCTACGGCATCGACGCCGCCGCCCACCGGGGTGCGCTGCTCGCCCAGAGCGCGCCGTCGGTGGCGGTGCTGGCCTGCGGCGTGGACGTCGCCTACCCGCGGGGCAACGACCGGCTGCTGCACCAGATCGGTGAACAGGGGCTGCTGGTGTCGGAGCTGCCGCCGGGCAGCCACCCCACCCGGCGCCGGTTCCTCATCCGGAACCGGCTCATCGCGGCGCTCTCGCTCGGCACGGTCGTCGTTGAGGCGGCCCTCCGCAGTGGCTCGCTGGCGACGCTCGAGCGGGCCCGCCTGCTGGGGCGTCACCTGATGGCGGTCCCCGGACCGGTGACCTCCGGCATGTCCGCGGGCTGTCACGTCGAGCTCCGCAACGGCGCCCAGTGCGTCACCTGTGCGGCGGAGGTGCTCGACCTGGTCGGCCGGATGGGGGTGGACGCCACCGAGCCGTCGCGCGGCCCGGTGGACCTGCGGGACGGGCTGTCGGACACGGTCCGGCGGGTCCTGGACGCGCTGCCCGTCCGCCGCTCGGTCGGTGTCGCCGCGATTGCGAAGGAGGCCGGCGTCCTCCCGCTCGTCGTGCAGCAGGTCCTGCCGCCGCTGGTCACCCACGGGCTGGCCGAGTCGACCCCGGATGGCTGGCGCCTGACCCCGCTCGGGGCAGGCAAGCCGGTCCGGAGTGGACGGTGA
- a CDS encoding tyrosine recombinase XerC, whose translation MPPALDEALAAFERHLRLELSRSVHTVRAYTGDVAALLQHAARLGVTAPAELDLAVLRSWLARSRSTGAARPTLARRGSSARVFTAWACRRGLLPTDPGALLATPKGHRPLPDVLRADEAARLVEQVDGGTPEDLRDRATLELLYATGIRVGELCGLDVGDVDRERRVVRVLGKGARERSVPYGEPAALAVAGWLAHGRPQWATPASGPALLLGRRGGRLDPRAARTLVHRRLADVPGAPDLGPHGLRHSAATHLLEGGADLRAVQELLGHATLATTQIYTHVSVERLRTSYAQAHPRA comes from the coding sequence CTGCCGCCCGCCCTCGACGAGGCGCTGGCCGCCTTCGAGCGTCACCTCCGGCTGGAGCTGTCCCGGTCGGTGCACACCGTCCGCGCCTACACCGGCGACGTGGCCGCCCTCCTGCAGCACGCCGCCCGGCTGGGGGTGACGGCGCCCGCGGAGCTGGACCTGGCCGTCCTGCGTAGCTGGTTGGCCCGCTCGCGCAGCACCGGCGCCGCACGCCCCACCCTGGCCCGCCGCGGCTCCAGCGCGCGGGTCTTCACCGCCTGGGCCTGCCGGCGCGGGTTGCTTCCCACGGACCCCGGTGCGTTGCTCGCGACCCCGAAGGGGCACCGGCCGTTGCCGGACGTCCTGCGCGCCGACGAGGCCGCACGGCTGGTCGAGCAGGTCGACGGCGGCACACCGGAGGATCTGCGCGACCGGGCGACGCTCGAGCTGCTCTACGCGACCGGCATCCGGGTCGGCGAGCTCTGCGGCCTCGACGTGGGCGACGTCGACCGCGAGCGCCGCGTGGTGCGGGTGCTGGGCAAGGGCGCCCGCGAACGCTCCGTCCCGTACGGGGAGCCGGCCGCCCTGGCCGTCGCCGGCTGGCTGGCCCACGGCCGTCCCCAGTGGGCGACGCCTGCCAGCGGACCGGCGCTGCTGCTGGGCCGGCGCGGTGGACGGCTGGACCCGCGCGCCGCCCGCACCCTCGTGCACCGCCGGCTGGCGGACGTACCCGGGGCCCCGGATCTCGGTCCGCACGGGCTGCGGCACAGCGCCGCGACCCACCTGCTCGAGGGCGGTGCGGACCTGCGGGCCGTCCAGGAGCTGCTCGGCCACGCGACGCTGGCCACGACGCAGATCTACACGCACGTCAGCGTCGAACGGCTGCGCACCAGCTATGCCCAGGCGCATCCCCGCGCCTGA